GCAAATTGAACTCTTCCTTTGACCAAACCCAGCTGATTACCATCATAAATCATGGGATTAGACATGACGGCAGCTCCTGCAGAGGTTCCAGCCACATGCAGGCCATCGTTAAAAAATCTATTTTTAATGATGCGATGTACGCTAGTGTTTCCGATGATGTTAAAAAGTCTGACCTGATCGCCTCCTGTAAAGAAAACAAGGTTAGTGTTCAACAATTCGTTGATGTATGAACTTTGTTCGGCATCAACTGGATCTTTCATATCGAGCACAGCGACATGCGGTACACCCAAGTCTATGAAAATATCTTGATAATCTCTTCCGAGGGAGTAGCCATAGCTCGAAGCAGCTGGAATTACAGCCATTCGTTCAGGTTGGGTTCGTCGGATTAGTTCGTTTAAAATCATTTTTTTATTTTGTCTGTCTTCGGCTCCGCCTATCAACACCAACGTGCCTCGTTTGTGCTTACGTTCAGTCAGGAATAAAGAAAAATTTTTCAACATACGTCCTTCTTTGACGCCACAAAAATAGAAGATTTAATATTTGATAGACCTTTAATTTTTTAAACATTTGAAGCAAATTTTTAGCTAAACAAAGACTTAGCTACAATAAAACCACATAGTGGTTGGATAAAAGTTTTATCCTTATTTTTAATTTGATGCTGATCCATTTCTAAATGAATCGTCCATCAATTGTTTTTGGCAACATTTCTGCAATATTTTATTCATAAATTCGCTATCAAGAAAGTTCTTTGACTATATTTGCAACAGGTTGCCGTTTGGTGAATACTCAGATGCTGCAGTTGTGATTCGCTATCAAGAAAGTTCTTTGACTATATTTGCAACAGGCCTCATCCCAATCCAATTGATGAGAGAAAGGTTGTGATTCGCTATCAAGAAAGTTCCTTGACTATATTTGCAACAGGTAAAAG
This region of Bacteroidales bacterium genomic DNA includes:
- a CDS encoding cyanophycinase, yielding MLKNFSLFLTERKHKRGTLVLIGGAEDRQNKKMILNELIRRTQPERMAVIPAASSYGYSLGRDYQDIFIDLGVPHVAVLDMKDPVDAEQSSYINELLNTNLVFFTGGDQVRLFNIIGNTSVHRIIKNRFFNDGLHVAGTSAGAAVMSNPMIYDGNQLGLVKGRVQFAEGLGLVNFTVDTHFISRGRLGRLTQFLCTGISQFGIGIGEDTALFIHPDQIAEVIGSGMITVVRTNHLTYNNYHQIPDNTPITIDGIQVGFLQHGTTFNLQTWTVVKAEPVTLDPQLIEELEQ